The following are encoded together in the Candidatus Curtissbacteria bacterium genome:
- the atpD gene encoding F0F1 ATP synthase subunit beta: MKKSEVKENSSDVWGSVVSVNGQVCEVEFFDEKPKEHHILVLEDDPNTLMEVVGVSSSGNIVCFVMSDVYSLYRGARVFDSGKTIEVPVGRETLGRIINVFGDPVDKKGEIKTKIKAPIYSLSPQYSQITNKKVVFETGIKAVDFFAPVARGGKIGFIGGAGIGKTVLLTELIHNIAIYHKGISVFSGIGERSREGKELYDLLEFNKVLQNVALVFGQMNENAFVRFRVGFSAVTIAEYFRDVMKQDVLFFVDNVYRFVQAGNELATQMNQIPSEDGYQATLDSEMAAFQERIASTKDASITSVEAIYVPSDDITDQGVQSAFPYLDSVVILSREIAEEGRYPAIDLSNSSSAILEPTLVGKFHYDTALEAQRILKLQQELERIVSIVGDSELSAENRLVYHRAKKLINYMTQNFFVIQEFTGKHGTYVDREQTVEEVYRIITGKLDHYEDEAFLGVGSLADLDK, encoded by the coding sequence ATGAAAAAATCAGAAGTTAAAGAAAATTCTAGTGATGTTTGGGGTAGTGTAGTCTCCGTGAACGGGCAGGTTTGTGAGGTAGAGTTTTTCGATGAGAAGCCTAAGGAACATCACATTCTGGTTTTGGAAGACGACCCTAACACTTTAATGGAAGTAGTGGGTGTTTCTTCGAGCGGAAATATCGTTTGTTTTGTGATGAGCGACGTATACAGCTTATATCGAGGCGCAAGAGTTTTTGATAGTGGTAAAACGATCGAGGTGCCTGTCGGCCGCGAAACTTTGGGCAGGATTATTAATGTCTTTGGTGACCCGGTTGATAAAAAGGGCGAAATCAAGACAAAAATAAAGGCGCCTATCTATAGTTTGTCTCCGCAATATTCACAAATTACGAATAAAAAGGTAGTTTTTGAAACTGGCATTAAAGCGGTTGATTTTTTCGCGCCAGTCGCGAGGGGAGGCAAAATTGGTTTTATAGGTGGAGCAGGGATTGGCAAAACCGTGCTACTGACCGAGCTTATTCACAATATCGCAATATATCATAAGGGTATATCTGTTTTTTCGGGTATAGGCGAGCGTAGTCGCGAGGGAAAGGAACTTTACGACCTTTTGGAGTTTAACAAAGTTCTTCAAAACGTAGCGCTTGTTTTCGGGCAGATGAACGAAAACGCCTTCGTTCGCTTCAGAGTCGGATTTTCGGCTGTGACTATCGCGGAATATTTCCGTGATGTTATGAAGCAAGACGTGCTTTTTTTCGTCGATAATGTTTACAGATTCGTTCAGGCTGGAAACGAGCTGGCGACGCAAATGAACCAGATTCCTTCGGAAGATGGTTATCAGGCTACTTTGGACAGCGAAATGGCTGCTTTTCAGGAAAGGATAGCTTCGACTAAGGACGCGTCGATTACTTCGGTTGAAGCGATCTACGTTCCTTCCGACGACATTACCGATCAGGGAGTGCAAAGCGCCTTTCCATACCTTGATTCTGTTGTTATTTTGTCGCGTGAGATCGCGGAAGAAGGAAGATATCCTGCAATTGACCTTAGTAACTCGTCTTCAGCAATACTTGAGCCAACGTTAGTTGGAAAATTCCACTACGATACGGCTTTGGAAGCGCAAAGAATTCTTAAACTCCAGCAAGAGCTGGAAAGGATTGTTTCTATTGTTGGGGACAGCGAGTTATCAGCCGAAAACAGACTGGTTTACCATAGGGCTAAAAAATTAATAAACTATATGACTCAGAACTTTTTCGTTATTCAAGAGTTTACGGGTAAACATGGAACGTACGTTGATCGTGAACAGACTGTCGAAGAAGTCTACAGGATTATTACAGGCAAACTTGATCACTATGAAGATGAGGCGTTTTTAGGAGTGGGTAGTCTTGCCGACTTAGATAAGTAA
- a CDS encoding F0F1 ATP synthase subunit gamma codes for MRYKKDLKTDLSRLYSLRLITGTYEDLALSKMKQIRRDVLSTRDFLDGVARIYFEAKAAYFEHLALVGDKKRREAELALVKRNGKTVVVLISGNQGLLGNVVFQSYKVYRDVASRMHCDKVILGDIGRYLAESEKPIFDFNFFAMDDYRLSDQSLGPVVRYISSYERILVVYPSFVSVLRQVPQIDDISGSSKVDQVAPRTKKFLFEPSAYDVLKFFEGQIIGTFFKEKMLDSMLARFSARTTLMDEAGQKIDILLKNSRRQEIKNKRKQENNKMLSMFAGMSLWEK; via the coding sequence ATGCGGTATAAAAAGGACTTAAAAACAGATTTAAGCCGGCTCTATTCGCTGCGTTTAATAACGGGTACGTATGAAGACCTGGCACTTTCTAAAATGAAGCAGATCAGGCGCGACGTACTTAGCACGCGCGACTTTTTAGATGGTGTAGCGCGGATTTATTTTGAAGCAAAAGCTGCTTACTTTGAACATTTGGCACTCGTTGGTGATAAAAAGAGACGGGAGGCAGAGCTTGCGCTCGTTAAGCGTAACGGAAAAACTGTTGTCGTTTTAATTTCTGGCAATCAAGGCTTACTGGGTAATGTTGTTTTTCAATCCTACAAAGTTTATCGAGATGTAGCTTCACGAATGCATTGTGACAAAGTTATTTTGGGAGATATTGGCAGGTATCTCGCGGAATCGGAAAAGCCCATTTTTGACTTCAACTTTTTTGCTATGGATGATTATCGCCTGAGCGATCAGTCCCTGGGACCAGTTGTCCGCTATATTTCTTCGTACGAAAGGATTTTGGTTGTTTATCCCAGCTTTGTTTCAGTTTTAAGGCAAGTTCCCCAGATAGATGATATTTCTGGAAGTTCTAAAGTAGATCAAGTAGCGCCGCGCACAAAAAAGTTTCTTTTTGAACCTTCAGCTTACGATGTTCTTAAATTTTTTGAGGGTCAAATAATAGGAACTTTTTTCAAGGAAAAGATGCTCGATTCAATGCTGGCCAGGTTTTCTGCTCGGACCACACTTATGGATGAAGCCGGACAGAAGATAGATATATTATTAAAAAATAGCAGAAGGCAAGAGATTAAAAACAAAAGAAAGCAAGAAAACAATAAAATGCTTTCAATGTTCGCGGGTATGAGCTTATGGGAAAAGTAA
- a CDS encoding F0F1 ATP synthase subunit delta — translation MNDTVKLDSMNTKQEVEDFMRVLSDQGTSRSKTSERLSELKKYLAGRTIVSLTLGFEPDEKFMSEVKKWLDREMGENILIDLSVNRKIIGGVQIIANDHFRDFSLSSRLTTEVLGRNVTN, via the coding sequence ATGAATGATACCGTAAAGCTCGATTCCATGAACACGAAGCAAGAGGTTGAGGATTTTATGCGAGTATTGTCCGATCAGGGCACTTCTAGGTCAAAAACTAGTGAGAGGTTGAGCGAACTCAAAAAATACTTGGCAGGCAGGACAATTGTCTCACTGACACTTGGTTTTGAGCCAGACGAAAAATTCATGTCAGAAGTAAAGAAATGGTTAGACCGCGAAATGGGCGAAAATATCCTGATAGACCTTTCAGTCAATAGAAAAATAATTGGTGGTGTTCAAATTATCGCAAATGATCACTTCCGCGATTTTTCACTTTCTTCGAGACTCACAACGGAAGTTCTGGGTCGAAACGTAACTAACTAA